Proteins from one Panthera leo isolate Ple1 chromosome D1, P.leo_Ple1_pat1.1, whole genome shotgun sequence genomic window:
- the LOC122200605 gene encoding olfactory receptor 10AG1-like encodes MESKGQYLPRGNHTTLMDFILLGFSDVPDLQEFLFGVFLIIYVIILMGNSLIIIITQIDPSLRTPMYFFLGNFSSLEICYVSVTVPRLLTDLCRQSRSISFLACATQMYFFLVFGATECFILTAMAYDRYVAICNPLLYPLIMNNRLCIQLAAGCWITGIPVHIGFTYLIFSLPFCGSNQLNHFFCDIPPILKLACGDTFTIEILVYTIAVLVVTIPFMLILGSYVKIISTILKLPSAAGRAKAFSTCSSHLVVVALFFGSGIISYLRPKSSHSTGMDKLLSLFYSIVTPVFNPIIYCLRNKDVLVALKKFLPKWIVI; translated from the coding sequence ATGGAATCTAAAGGACAATATCTTCCACGAGGGAATCACACTACATTAATGGATTTCATCCTGCTTGGCTTTTCTGATGTTCCTGACCTccaagagtttctttttggggtgttTTTGATAATTTATGTGATTATTCTGATGGGAAATAGCCTCATTATCATAATAACGCAGATTGATCCCTCCCTCCGGACtcccatgtattttttccttgGGAACTTTTCTTCCTTGGAAATATGTTATGTGTCAGTCACTGTCCCCAGATTATTAACAGATCTTTGTAGACAAAGTAGAAGtatttcctttctggcctgtgctacacaaatgtatttctttctggtCTTTGGAGCCACCGAGTGCTTTATTTTGACTGCAATGGCTTATGACAGGTATGTCGCCATTTGCAACCCCTTACTCTACCCTCTCATCATGAACAATAGGCTGTGTATCCAATTGGCAGCTGGCTGTTGGATCACTGGAATTCCAGTACACATAGGGTTCACCTACCTAatcttctctctacccttctgtGGGTCCAATCAGTTGAATCACTTTTTCTGTGACATACCTCCAATACTTAAGCTTGCCTGTGGGGATACTTTTACGATTGAGATATTGGTTTATACAATTGCTGTTCTAGTTGTCACTATTCCTTTTATGTTGATTCTCGGATCTTATGTGAAAATAATCTCAACCATCCTGAAGCTGCCATCAGCCGCTGGGCGAGCCAAGGCATTCTCTACGTGTTCTTCCCACCTTGTGGTTGTGGCTTTATTCTTTGGATCAGGCATCATTTCGTATTTGAGACCAAAGTCCAGCCATTCAACAGGAATGGACaaattgctttctctcttttacagCATTGTGACACCAGTGTTTAATCCCATAATATATTGTCTGAGAAACAAAGATGTTTTGGTGGCACTCAAAAAATTCTTACCAAAATGGATTGTAATATGA
- the LOC122200940 gene encoding LOW QUALITY PROTEIN: olfactory receptor 5F1-like (The sequence of the model RefSeq protein was modified relative to this genomic sequence to represent the inferred CDS: deleted 1 base in 1 codon) → MSGENDTSLEGFILLGLADTTELRIILFLLFFVIYALTVLGNVGMIFLIGTDSRLHTPMYFLLANLSFVDVCYSSAITPKMLVDLLSETKTISFAGCFLQLYFFIALATTEAILFGLMAYDRYVAICNPLLYSLIMSRTACLKMAAGAFTAGFLNSMVNTSYVGSLPFCGSNVIHHFFCDSPPLFRLSCADTHVNESIFSAFAGANLAGTLLIILTSYSYILFSVFHMHSGQGRHKAVSTCASHLTAITLFYATAIYTYLRPSSSYSLVRTKWLLCSTQ, encoded by the exons ATGAGCGGTGAGAATGACACTTCGCTGGAGGGGTTCATCCTGTTGGGATTAGCAGACACCACGGAGCTACGGATCatcctctttctgcttttctttgtgatttacGCCCTTACAGTTTTGGGGAATGTTGGGATGATCTTCTTAATCGGCACTGATTCCCGACTTCACACACCCATGTATTTCCTCCTGGCTAACCTGTCCTTTGTGGATGTTTGTTATTCCTCCGCCATCACCCCAAAGATGCTGGTAGACTTACTGTCAGAGACGAAAACCATCTCCTTCGCAGGCTGCTTCCTGCAATTGTACTTCTTTATCGCCTTGGCCACAACCGAAGCCATCCTCTTTGGCTTAATGGCCTATGACCGTTACGTGGCCATATGCAACCCCCTCCTTTACTCCTTGATCATGTCCAGGACAGCCTGCCTCAAAATGGCAGCAGGGGCTTTTACGGCAGGATTCTTGAACTCCATGGTTAACACGAGTTATGTAGGCAGCTTGCCATTCTGTGGTTCCAATGTCATTCACCACTTCTTCTGTGACAGCCCTCCACTCTTTAGGCTCTCCTGTGCTGATACACACGTGAATGAAAGTATCTTTTCCGCATTTGCTGGTGCGAATCTGGCCGGGACTCTGCTGATCATCCTCACCTCCTACTCCtacattctcttctctgtcttccacatGCATTCAGGGCAGGGGAGGCACAAAGCCGTCTCCACGTGTGCCTCTCACTTGACAGCGATAACTCTGTTCTATGCCACCGCCATCTATACCTATCTGAGACCTAGTTCCAGCTACTCCTTG GTCAGGACAAAGTGGCTTCTGTGTTCTACACAGTAG